A stretch of Bradyrhizobium sp. AZCC 2262 DNA encodes these proteins:
- a CDS encoding SDR family oxidoreductase, with product MKDRVAVVTGGSKGIGLAVARQFAASGAKVAILARGAADLKAARELLTKEGLEVRDYVCDVSKASDIVKAHDKVTADLGPVDILVNNAGTARTMAFENISDEAWQEDLDLKLFAAIRFSRLVWPGMKARKWGRIINVLNTYAKAPAASSAPTSVSRAAGMALTKVMASEGGEHNILVNAMLVGLIMSDQWVKRHATQAPDTDFEVFAKNLAKGTPLGRIGTAEEFANLACFLASEQGSFITGTAINVDGGRSPVV from the coding sequence ATGAAGGATAGAGTCGCCGTCGTCACCGGCGGCAGCAAGGGGATTGGGCTCGCCGTTGCAAGGCAATTCGCCGCCTCCGGCGCCAAGGTCGCGATTCTCGCGCGCGGGGCGGCCGACCTCAAGGCCGCACGGGAATTGCTCACCAAGGAAGGCCTCGAGGTTCGCGACTATGTCTGCGACGTCTCGAAGGCATCAGACATTGTCAAGGCGCACGACAAGGTCACAGCCGATCTCGGCCCGGTTGACATCCTCGTCAACAACGCGGGCACCGCGCGGACGATGGCGTTCGAGAACATCAGCGATGAAGCCTGGCAGGAAGATCTCGACCTCAAACTGTTTGCCGCGATCCGCTTCAGCCGGCTGGTCTGGCCGGGCATGAAAGCGCGCAAATGGGGCCGCATCATCAACGTGCTCAATACCTACGCCAAGGCGCCGGCTGCATCCTCGGCGCCTACCTCGGTATCGCGGGCAGCCGGCATGGCGCTGACCAAGGTGATGGCCAGCGAAGGCGGCGAGCACAACATCCTGGTCAATGCCATGTTGGTCGGCCTGATTATGAGCGATCAATGGGTGAAGCGGCACGCCACGCAGGCGCCGGACACGGATTTCGAGGTGTTCGCGAAAAACCTCGCCAAGGGCACCCCGCTGGGGCGCATCGGCACCGCGGAGGAATTCGCCAACCTGGCCTGCTTCCTCGCCTCCGAGCAGGGATCGTTCATCACCGGCACCGCCATCAATGTCGATGGCGGGCGGTCACCGGTGGTGTAG
- a CDS encoding HU family DNA-binding protein, translated as MATQMSKSQLIEKISTTTEVSKKEVKGVMEALVDVGHKELKKNGVFLVPGFAKFVVVKKPATKARKGTNPFTGEEMMFKAKPARKIVRARPVKAAKDAV; from the coding sequence ATGGCCACCCAAATGTCTAAGTCGCAGTTGATCGAGAAGATCTCGACCACCACCGAAGTCTCGAAGAAGGAAGTCAAGGGCGTGATGGAAGCGCTCGTTGACGTTGGCCACAAGGAGCTGAAGAAGAACGGGGTGTTCCTCGTCCCCGGCTTCGCGAAGTTCGTCGTGGTCAAGAAGCCTGCGACCAAAGCTCGGAAGGGCACCAACCCCTTCACGGGCGAGGAAATGATGTTCAAGGCCAAGCCGGCTCGCAAGATCGTCCGGGCCCGCCCGGTCAAGGCCGCCAAGGACGCGGTTTAA
- a CDS encoding ABC transporter substrate-binding protein gives MDLTRLEINRRTALLTSAAIAANVINPMRAFAQETPRKGGVFNVHYGAEQRQLNPSIQASTGVYIIGGKIQENLVDLDANGQPVGVLAESWEASPDGKTVTFKLRKGVTWHDGKPFTSADVEFTAMNMWKKILNYGSTLQLFLTAVETPDAETAIFKYERPMPLNLLLRALPDLGYISAKHLYEGGDIRQNPTNLAPVGTGPFKFVKYERGQYVIADRNENYWRPNAPYLDRIVWRVITDRAAAAAQMEAGELHYSPFSGLTISDMARLGKDKRFIVSTKGNEGNARTNTIEFNFRRKELSDIKVRRAIAHAINVPFFIDNFLGDFAKLGTGPIPSTSTDFYPGPNTPQYPYDKAKAAALLDEAGFKAGRGGTRFSLKLLPAPWGEDISLWSTFIQQSLGEIGIPIDIVRNDGGGFLKQVYDEHAFDLATGWHQYRNDPAVSTTVWYRSGQPKGAPWTNQWGWEDKAVDKTIDDAATEVDPAKRKALYAQFVKEVNTELPVWMPIEQIFVTVITAKARNHSNTPRWGSTSWHDLWLSA, from the coding sequence ATGGATTTGACGCGCCTTGAGATCAATCGCCGCACCGCCCTGCTGACGTCGGCGGCCATCGCGGCCAACGTGATCAATCCGATGCGGGCCTTCGCGCAGGAAACGCCGCGCAAAGGCGGCGTGTTCAACGTCCATTACGGCGCCGAGCAGCGCCAGCTCAATCCGAGCATCCAGGCTTCCACCGGCGTGTACATCATCGGCGGCAAGATCCAGGAAAACCTGGTCGATCTCGACGCCAACGGCCAGCCGGTCGGCGTGCTCGCCGAAAGCTGGGAAGCCTCGCCCGACGGCAAGACCGTGACGTTCAAGCTGCGCAAGGGCGTCACCTGGCACGACGGCAAGCCGTTCACCTCGGCCGACGTCGAATTCACCGCGATGAACATGTGGAAGAAGATCCTCAATTACGGATCGACGTTGCAGCTGTTCCTGACCGCCGTCGAGACGCCGGACGCAGAGACCGCGATCTTCAAATACGAGCGGCCGATGCCGCTGAACCTGCTGCTGCGCGCCCTGCCCGACCTCGGCTACATCTCGGCCAAGCACCTCTATGAGGGCGGCGACATCAGGCAGAACCCAACCAACCTCGCCCCCGTCGGTACCGGCCCGTTCAAGTTCGTCAAATATGAACGCGGACAATATGTCATCGCCGACCGCAACGAGAATTACTGGCGGCCCAACGCGCCCTATCTCGACCGCATCGTCTGGCGCGTGATCACCGATCGTGCCGCCGCCGCGGCGCAGATGGAGGCCGGCGAGCTGCATTACAGCCCGTTCTCCGGCCTGACCATTTCCGACATGGCGCGGCTCGGCAAGGACAAGCGCTTCATCGTCTCGACCAAGGGCAATGAAGGCAACGCGCGCACCAACACGATCGAGTTCAACTTCCGCCGCAAGGAGCTGTCCGACATCAAGGTTCGCCGCGCGATCGCGCATGCGATCAACGTGCCGTTCTTCATCGACAATTTCCTCGGCGATTTCGCCAAGCTCGGCACCGGGCCGATCCCCTCGACCTCGACCGATTTCTACCCCGGACCGAACACGCCGCAATATCCTTACGACAAGGCCAAGGCCGCGGCCCTGCTCGACGAAGCCGGTTTCAAGGCAGGCCGCGGCGGCACGCGGTTCTCGCTCAAGCTGCTGCCCGCGCCCTGGGGCGAGGACATCTCGCTGTGGTCGACCTTCATCCAGCAGTCACTGGGTGAAATCGGCATCCCCATCGATATCGTGCGCAACGACGGCGGTGGCTTCCTCAAGCAGGTCTATGACGAACACGCCTTCGATCTCGCCACCGGCTGGCACCAGTACCGCAACGATCCCGCCGTCTCGACCACGGTGTGGTATCGCTCCGGCCAGCCCAAGGGCGCGCCCTGGACCAACCAGTGGGGCTGGGAAGACAAGGCGGTCGACAAGACCATCGATGATGCCGCGACCGAAGTCGATCCGGCCAAGCGCAAGGCGCTCTATGCCCAGTTCGTCAAGGAAGTGAATACGGAGCTGCCGGTCTGGATGCCGATCGAGCAGATCTTCGTCACCGTCATCACGGCGAAGGCGCGCAACCATTCCAATACCCCGCGGTGGGGCTCGACAAGTTGGCACGATCTTTGGCTTTCCGCGTGA
- a CDS encoding ABC transporter permease, which translates to MRILALAGRRLAASIPTLVLILIGVFLLLQFAPGDTVDAMMAQMGGGDAATARELRKFYGLDLSIPAQLGNYLWRLVRLDLGFSSIYGKPVASVILERLPPTILLMTASLSFAFFFGLVFGVIAARGVNRWPDTLISTLGLIFYATPSFWFGLMAIVVFSVYLQWLPPGGFEDIGTVRTGIWRVFDIASHLVLPTLTLGLIFLAIYLRIMRASMLEVLNLDYVRTARAKGLDETRVVTRHVLRNALLPMVTLIGLQAGTMLGGSVVVESVFSLPGLGRLAYESVVQRDLNTLLGIVFVSALLVISVNFVVDLIYARLDPRITAG; encoded by the coding sequence ATGCGCATCCTGGCCCTTGCGGGGCGGCGGCTTGCCGCCTCGATCCCGACCCTTGTGCTGATCCTGATCGGCGTGTTCCTGCTGCTGCAGTTCGCGCCGGGCGACACCGTTGACGCCATGATGGCGCAAATGGGCGGCGGCGATGCCGCGACAGCCAGGGAGCTGCGAAAATTCTACGGGCTCGACCTCTCGATCCCGGCGCAGCTCGGCAATTATCTCTGGCGGCTGGTGCGGCTCGATCTCGGCTTCTCCTCGATCTACGGCAAGCCGGTGGCGTCGGTCATTCTGGAGCGGCTGCCGCCGACGATCCTTTTGATGACCGCCTCGCTGTCGTTCGCCTTCTTCTTCGGGCTCGTATTCGGCGTGATTGCCGCCCGCGGCGTCAACCGCTGGCCGGACACGCTGATCTCCACACTCGGCCTGATCTTCTATGCGACGCCTTCGTTCTGGTTCGGCCTGATGGCCATTGTCGTGTTCTCCGTCTACCTGCAATGGCTGCCGCCCGGCGGGTTCGAGGACATCGGCACCGTGCGAACCGGCATCTGGCGTGTGTTCGATATTGCGAGCCACCTGGTGCTGCCGACGCTGACGCTTGGGCTGATCTTCCTCGCGATCTACTTGCGCATCATGCGCGCCTCGATGCTGGAAGTGCTCAATCTCGATTACGTCAGGACCGCGCGCGCAAAGGGCCTCGACGAGACCCGCGTGGTGACACGGCACGTGCTGCGCAATGCGCTGTTGCCGATGGTGACGCTGATCGGGCTGCAGGCCGGCACCATGCTGGGTGGATCGGTGGTGGTCGAAAGCGTGTTCTCGCTGCCGGGCCTCGGACGGCTTGCCTATGAATCGGTGGTGCAGCGCGACCTGAATACGCTGCTCGGAATCGTGTTCGTCTCGGCGCTGCTGGTGATATCAGTCAATTTCGTCGTCGACCTGATTTATGCGCGGCTCGATCCCCGCATCACGGCGGGTTAG
- a CDS encoding ABC transporter permease: MDAIKRYFRSPAAIAGLILLLVVIAMAISAGWLYPRDPLALAGRPLIWPFSNPRFLLGTDNSGRDIAAQIFYGARISLLIGGVATAIAILIGILVGAFAGYYGGWVDNVLMRITEAFQTLPNFVLLLVLVAVFGSTLTTVTIAVGVVSWPAPARLTRAEFLSLRNREFVQAGRTLGMKNIQLIFGEILPNALPPVIVYASVVMAVAILLESALAFLRLSDPNVASWGNLIGLGRDVLRVQWYVSAIPGIAILVTVLAVSLVGQGLNDALNPRLKGR, encoded by the coding sequence ATGGACGCGATCAAACGCTATTTCCGAAGCCCCGCCGCCATCGCCGGCCTGATCCTGCTGCTCGTCGTGATCGCAATGGCGATCTCCGCCGGCTGGCTTTATCCGCGCGATCCGCTGGCGCTGGCCGGCCGTCCGCTGATCTGGCCGTTCTCCAATCCGCGCTTCCTGCTCGGCACCGACAATTCGGGACGCGATATCGCCGCCCAGATCTTCTATGGCGCACGGATATCGCTCTTGATCGGCGGTGTGGCGACTGCGATTGCCATCCTGATCGGCATCCTCGTCGGCGCCTTTGCCGGCTATTACGGCGGCTGGGTCGACAATGTCTTGATGCGGATCACCGAGGCGTTCCAGACGCTGCCGAATTTCGTGCTGCTGCTGGTGCTGGTCGCGGTGTTCGGCTCGACGCTGACCACCGTCACCATCGCGGTCGGCGTGGTGTCATGGCCGGCGCCGGCGCGGCTGACCCGCGCCGAGTTTCTGTCATTGCGCAACCGCGAATTCGTTCAGGCCGGGCGGACGCTCGGCATGAAGAATATCCAGCTCATCTTTGGCGAGATCCTGCCCAACGCGCTGCCGCCGGTGATTGTCTATGCCAGCGTCGTGATGGCGGTCGCGATCCTGCTGGAAAGCGCGCTCGCGTTCCTGCGACTGTCCGATCCCAACGTGGCGTCGTGGGGCAATCTGATTGGGCTGGGCCGCGACGTGCTGCGCGTGCAGTGGTATGTCTCGGCGATCCCGGGGATTGCCATCCTCGTCACCGTGCTCGCGGTGTCGCTGGTCGGCCAGGGCCTCAACGACGCGCTCAATCCGAGGCTCAAGGGCCGATGA